The following coding sequences lie in one Drosophila sulfurigaster albostrigata strain 15112-1811.04 chromosome 2R, ASM2355843v2, whole genome shotgun sequence genomic window:
- the LOC133836338 gene encoding modifier of mdg4-like isoform X16, whose amino-acid sequence MADDEQFSLCWNNFNTNLSAGFHESLCRGDLVDVSLAAEGQIVKAHRLVLSVCSPFFRKMFTQMPPNAHAFVFLNNVSHSALKDLIQFMYCGEVNVKQDALPAFISTAESLQIKGLTDNDPAPQPPQEPTPPPPAAPHVQQQQQQVPTQRVQRQQPRASARYKIETVDDVLGDDKGTTQIVIQTTTAPQATIVQQQQQQQQQQQTQHIQTQQQLQTGTTTTATLVSTNKRTAQRGSLVGSGNVKRSKTTTTTANVIDPLDTTPDTATTTTTAQQLASQQITVQTTVVPSETKVHQVRQQQAAAQEEAEYIDLPMELPTKSEPDYSEDHAEVAGDGDTTYVEDDTYGDMRYDDSYFTENEDAGAQTAGGNTSAANVSATTSKAVVKQQSQSYSDSSFVDTGADQGNTEAQVLTYNYRGQLVHEGHVYSCHSRHAAKCVAFWRCVLYKKLKCPAALTTRQKAIVAHRGSHNHVPSTPLKTFVPRIYKDESSV is encoded by the exons ATGGCGGACGACGAGCAATTCAGTTTGTGCTGGAACAATTTCAACACAAATCTGTCCGCTGGTTTTCACGAATCGTTATGTCGTGGAGATCTGGTGGATGTATCTTTGGCTGCGGAGGGGCAAATTGTAAAGGCGCACCGTTTGGTGTTGTCCGTCTGCTCGCCGTTTTTCCGCAAAATGTTTACGCAAATGCCACCGAATGCCCATGCCTTTG tgtttttaaataatgttagCCATTCGGCATTGAAGGACCTGATTCAGTTTATGTATTGTGGCGAGGTTAACGTTAAACAAGATGCCCTACCAGCGTTTATAAGCACAGCGGAGTCCCTGCAAATCAAAGGGCTGACAGAC aatGATCCCGCTCCGCAACCTCCACAGGAACCCACACCCCCACCACCAGCCGCACCTCatgtacaacaacagcaacaacaagtccCAACCCAGCGAGtacagcgtcaacagccgcgTGCATCAGCACGTTATAAGATTGAAACCGTTGACGATGTTCTGGGCGATGACAAGGGAACAACTCAGATTGTCATCCAGACTACAACCGCACCTCAAGCCACCATtgtacaacagcagcagcagcaacaacaacagcagcagacgcaaCACATTCAaacgcaacagcaactgcaaaccgggacaacaacaacagccacgcTGGTGTCGACAAACAAACGGACAGCACAGCGCGGTTCCCTCGTTGGCAGTGGCAATGTGAAGCGCtcgaagacaacaacaacaaccgcaaatGTTATTGACCCCTTGGATACGACACCGGACACCGCGACCACGACTACTACCGCTCAACAACTGGCTTCCCAACAGATTACCGTGCAAACGACGGTGGTGCCCAGTGAGACAAAAGTGCATCAAGTTCGTCAACAGCAGGCTGCCGCTCAAGAGGAAGCTGAATATATTGATCTCCCCATGGAATTGCCCACGAAATCGGAACCGGACTACAGTGAAGATCATGCCGAAGTTGCTGGCGATGGCGATACGACCTACGTAGAGGATGATACCTACGGTGACATGCGTTACGATGATAGCTACTTTACCGAGAACGAAGATGCTGGCGCACAAACAGCTGGTGGCAACACAAGTGCCGCTAATGTCTCAGCAACCACATCGAAGGCCGTGGTCAAGCAGCAGTCGCAGAGCTACAGTGATTCATCGTTTGTCGACACCGGCGCGGATCAAGGCAACACAGAGGCTCAAG tgCTCACCTATAACTATCGTGGCCAATTGGTCCACGAAGGACACGTTTACTCCTGCCACTCGAGGCATGCGGCCAAGTGTGTGGCCTTTTGGCGTTGTGTCTTGTACAAGAAGTTGAAATGCCCTGCAGCTCTGACCACCAGACAGAAGGCGATAGTGGCTCATCGTGGTAGCCACAATCATGTGCCGTCCACGCCGCTTAAAACGTTTGTGCCTCGCATCTACAAAGACGAAAGCAGCGTCTAG